A stretch of DNA from Schizosaccharomyces osmophilus chromosome 2, complete sequence:
AGTGTGTTGGATAAGAATGTCCACAACGTCATTGTAGACGGTGTCTTCGATGACTGCCAGGATATCGTCAAGCAAGTATTTGGTGATGTtgaattcaacaaaaagcaTCACATTGGTGCCGTGAATTCGATCAATTGGGCCCGTATCCTTTCTCAAATTACTTACTACGTCTATGCTTATCTTTTGACTGTCAAGGCTGGTAAGGCTGACCACGTTCGCTTCGTTGTTCCTACCGGTAATTTCGGCGATATTTTGGCTGGTTACTATGCCAAGCGTATGGGTGTTCCTGCTGACAAGCTTGTTATCGCTACTAATGAGAACGATATCCTCAACCGTTTCTTCAAGTCCGGTCGTTACGAAAAGGTTGACTCTAGCGTAGCTCCAGCTAATTCTTCTGCGTCTGCCAAGGAAACCTATTCACCTGCCATGGATATcttggtttcttcaaattttgaaCGTTATTTGTGGTATTTGGCATTGACTTGCGAAGCTCCTAACCATACCCATGCTGAGGCCTCTGACATTTTGGCTAAGTGGATGTCAGaattcaaacaaaatggCTCTGTTGCTGTTCGTCCCGAAGTTTTGGAGACTGCTCGTCGTGATTTCATCAGTGAGCGTGTCAGTAACGATGAAACCATTGCTTCCATCAAGAATATTTACGACACCGAGCAGTATGTCGTTGACCCCCATACAGCCGTTGGTGTTGAAACTGGCTTGCGTTGCCTAAAGACATCTCCTGATATTACCTATGTTTGTCTGTCCACAGCTCATCCTGCCAAATTTGATAACGCTGTAAATCTCGCTCTCAAGTCTTTCCCTGGATACGATTTTAACACACAAGTGTTACCTGCTGAATTCCACGGTCTTATGGATGCTGAACGTCGTTCCATTGAAGTTGGCAAACCAAATATTGAACGTCTTGAACAACTTATTGAAACCACTCTTGATGAGGAAAAGAACTAACCGTAAAGGTTACTAATTAACCCAAAATCAATTTACCTTAATTGCTAGaacgttcttttttgtctttatatgtttatttttgttagtTTTGGTACCtcatgaaaaaataagattATAGAGGATTGAGCATGatcctttttaaaaaaaagtattacATAATTGAAGTTGAGTAAAAAGGGTATTATATTGTATGCTATCATGAAGCTTTAAAGCTTAAAAATGAGgattattatttatgcTGTTTTAAACGAATATTATAAAAGTAATTAGTATTGAAGTCATCGatgttttgaattcaaaCCAAAATATATAGGAcaatcaaataaataagttACCTTGATGTATCTTTTAACGCCCACCTGAAAAGACAAGATCAAATCAATCATCGACCACCTGAAAGCTGTACTGGTCTATTTGCTTATAGTACTGTCTCATGTCATCCATACGTTTTTGCTGTTCTTCGTCTAGcacttgttttttctcaGAATCTTCATCACTAGAAGAGCCATCAGATGAATGCTTATCATTACGCTGTGGTTCGAGGTTTTCGTTATCCAATGTGAATGAAGAGTCTGACTGTCTATGAGTAACCTTTGTTCGCTTTGAAAGTTTCCACAGTAACTgtgattcttcaaattcggGTTCGGATTCAGATGCTGACGACGGAGGCGATGAGTTAGGAATAGAATGTAGAATGGAGAGATCTAAATCATCGTTTTCACGAGGAGAACGCTTCCTGAGACGCTTTTTGAGGTTCCCATGAGGGATAGGAACAAAACGTTCCAACTGTCGAGTTGTCGCGTCTTTTGGGAACGAGGATCGAGAGGACAATCTGGAAGATGAAGGAGGATGCATGGAAGAAGTTGTAACAGAAGACAGTGGAATTGGAGAGGAGGGAGATGAAGAATAGTTAGGAGGAGACGAAGCAGGCAAAGGTACTTGCTTTGGTGAAGAGGCAGATAAAGGTAGAGGATGCTTCGAATGAACGTTAAAGGAGGGATCTTCtacatttttcaaaaattcacCTTCATTAACGACTGGTGGAGAGGAGGATagaattctttcaaaactGTCTTGATACGGCGCGCAGAATTTTAATGCTTGATTTCCACTGCGTAAAGCAGAAGAATCTGATTCTAACGTTGAGCTTAAACGGATTCCTTTAACGGaatcaaatccaaaaggATCATTCTTGAACGAAATAGGACGAGGAACTTGTATGCCCAGCAATTGACGCGCATTTGGCTGTGTATTCGACGTGGACGGCTCCTCTTTCGAATTCAAGCGAGAAGCTCTTGAAGAATTATGTTCCATAAACGAAATAATATACAAATATCTTTTGTAATCTTTATTACAGTATCATACTTAAGGGTCCTTCCAGGCCGACGCGTTTTGGATTTTGCTGCTGTAGAAAAACAACTTCCTATTCTCTGGATATGTTACCTACGCGTTACCTTCTAGAAAGAATAATGCCAACTTGCTTTACGATGTTTATGCAGAGTACGGCTTCGTTTAGCCTTTTCAACTATAGTACATGTCTATTGATATaggaaaagaacaaaagatgtCGCTTATTGTCAATTTAAACATGATGAAAAATAGTGTAGATGAAAAACTTTATTCATTCAAATATGTAAATTGAAATTACAGCAACTTTAGAGCTTTTAGATAGATCAAAGCAAAATATCAAGCTAAATGAATCAATCAAGTAGAAGAATATAGACAGAAGACCGACCAAGTAGAAAAGTTAAATTCCGACTAAATACGACTTCAGGCGAATAATTAAGTCTCATAAGAGACAAACGGAAGGAGTGAGTTAATTATGAAACCCATTTAaatgtctttctttttctccaaAGTCTTGGTAGCTTCAGCATACTTATCGGCCAAAGTGGCATACTCTTTGTCACGAGTTTCAAGTTTCGTGCGCAAAGTATCAGCTTCTTCTAAAGATTTAGAATCAGATTTGCCGGATTTGACTTCAGTTTGAAGAGCTTCAAATTTCTCTTCTATAGCGATCAAGCTTTTGAGGGAAAGGTAGTAACGGTTGACGACCAAAGAAAGGAACAAAGCAGAACCACAGAGATACAAGTTTCTTTGAGCATAAAATTGGCCAGCCTTGAATCCAGTGCGGGCATTTTCAACAGAACCACCAGCTATACCAGACATTTCAAATTCCGAGCTCATACGAATGACTCTACGAACAGAATCCGAGAACAAGAttaaaatacaaatgatCATAATCTACAAGCATATCCAGTTAGTACGAAATCGAAAAGAGAAGGAACACAGGGAAGTCTTCTTCCCTGTCAACAacccaattttttttttttttttttttttgttttctggCAATCCAGCATAACTAGCCAGCGGGTATCAAGCAACATCATTCCATATTCAGGTCCATCAATGGCTAATTgatttacttttaaaagaaatctaTTGTTCCAACTAATGGACCCGAAGTTCAAACTCACTCACAGAAATGATGCATGCTTTGAATAACCAGCCtgcttgtttttggtttcccATCCCTCTGTCGTACTTACCTTCAAAGTATGTTCTATTTTACCAGCAATAGGAGAGTGACTGACGGTGTTCAAGATAGCTTTTCTCACCTTCAATGGTAATGGCAAGCTAAGTATCACAAATGATACTACTTCTATCATCAGtagaataaaaacaatcatATAATAAATCGTCATTTTTGGCGATTTATTCTATTTGGCTTTGGTAAAGGATGACTGGAAATTTCTTCAAGATTTCCTAGCTCTCATATCCCATTACCTCATGACGTAAGCTTAACGAGAAATGAAAGGGCTCAtaaaaattctttaatAAAACATCAGATATGGATGATTCAGAGTCATTAAGACAGTTGGAATCACAAAAGCTCTTGGGTTCAGTTTCACAGTTGCACAGGTGCCTGGTAGGCCGGTGTTGGTAATGAATGAAAGTACAGTGCTTGACTAGGAATGCAATAgttgaacaaaaaaccaaattcGCATCTAGTAGTTGGCctgttgtttcttttcaaaagatcaTTCTATTTGTATATATAGATTAAAATGGACCCTCTGTCATAGCATTAACCTGAactttattaaataaagatttctaaataaacaacaattAAAAACATAGTGTAATCATCAAACAGAACCtcaatatttttattctaaGTATTCAGCTTTTTACCAATCACTGCGACCAGCGGTAGACTGTTTAGGCCGGGAAGGACTAAGGCGAGCACGGCTACGCTTGATGTTCATCCAGGGGAAATTCTCCTCTCTAGCAGCTTCAAAAGCGTCAATCTTTGCGGCTTTTTGCAAGGTTAGACCAATGTCATCAAGACCATTAACCAAACAATGCTTGCGGAAGGGCTCCACTTCAAATTTGATCTCCTTATCGTCATAGCGAATGACTTGGTTGAGCAAGTCAACAGTAAATTCCAACTCCTTTTCGGCAGCAGCCATCAATTCATCGACTTGCTCAACGGGCAAGGGAATAGGCAACATGCCGTTCTTGAAACAGttgttaaaaaagatatcagcaaaagaaggagcAATGACAACCCGAATGCCAAAATCATTCAAAGCCCAGGGGGCATGTTCACGCGAGCTACCACATCCAAAGTTTTCCTGTGCGACCAAAATGCTGGCGTTACGGTAGGGTTCACGGTTTAAGACAAATTCAGGCAATTCGTTACCGTCGGAATCATAGCGAAGATCGTAGAATGCAAACTTACCAAGACCGGTACGCTTGATTGTCTTCAAGAATTGCTTAGGAATGATTTTGTCTGTATCGACATTTGAAATAGGCAAAGGGGCAGAGACACCGGAAACTACGGTAAACTCAGGAATACCAGCGGTTGCGGCGCCAGGTCCACCAGCGACACTTGTAGTCATACCAGCGGAATCCGTAACAGCATCGGTGGCATCATCCACAGCAAGGGAAATAACACTACCGAAATCATGAGAAGGATCATAATTTCTATTGGTGATGACGGTAGGGGATCCGGTGGTGGCATCGCCAAAGAATTCTCGAACATTGCAGAGATGTCCCTTAACGGCGGCAGCAGCAGCCATAGCGGGACTAACAAGATGAGTACGACCCTTGGCACCTTGACGGCCTTCAAAGTTACGATTAGAAGTGGAAGCACAACGTTCGTAGGGCTTCAATTGGTCAGGGTTCATACCGAGACACATGGAACAACCGGCTTCACGCCAGTCGAAACCAGATTCAATAAAGATTTGATCCAGACCCTCAGTTTCGGCCATTTTCTTAACCAAACCAGAGCCAGGAACAACCATAGCATGTTTGATGTTGCTAGCGACCTTGCGACCCTTGACAACAGCAGCGGCAAGACGCAAATCTTCAATACGTGAATTGGTACAGGAACCAATGAAGATTTTGTCCATGGGATAAGAAGCGATAGGAGTATCGGGCTCAAGGCCCATATATTCCAAAGAATGTTGGATAGATGCAGCGCGAACAGCGTCGTTGACCTTGAAAGGATTAGGAACGGTGCCGTTGACGGCGATTACATCTTGAGGAGAAGTACCCCAAGTAACGGTGGGCAAGATATCAGCAGCATTAATTTCGACTTCAATGTCATACTTCGCGCCCTTATCGGAGCCCAAAGTCTTCCAATAGGCGACGGCGTGTTCCCAATCGTCGCCCTTGGGAGCCAAGGGGCGGTTCTTGACATACTCAAAGGTAGTCTCGTCAGGAGCAATCATACCAGCACGGGCACCGGCTTCGATGGACATGTTGCACATGGACATACGGGCTTCCATACTAAGAGCCTCGATGGCTTCACCGCAGAATTCGATGACGCAACCAGTACCACCGGCGGTACCGATCACACCGATAATATGCAACATTAAATCTTTGGAGGCAAGTCCTTCGGGGAGGGTACCGCTGACGTGAATACGCATATTCTTGCTCTTGCGCTGCAAGATGGTTTGAGTAGCCAAGACATGTTCGACTTCACTTGTACCGATACCAAAAGCCAAAGCACCAAAAGCGCCGTGGGTAGAAGTGTGGGAGTCACCACAAACCAAGGTGGTAGCAGGGAGGGTGAAACCTTGCTCGGGACCGATAACGTGAACGATACCTTGACGGCGATCGGTCATGCCAAAATAACTCAAGCCAAACTCCTTGATGTTGTGCTCTAAGGCCATGACTTGAATACGGGAGTCGGGTTGATGGATGAAGGATTCGAGGTCCTTCAAGTCCTTGCGGGAATCGGTGGGAATATTGTGGTCGACGGTAGCCAAGGCCAATTCAGGACGACGGGCGTTTCTGCCAGCAGTGCGAAGGCCTTCAAAAGCCTGAGGCGAGGTTACCTCGTGGATTAAGTGACGGTCGATATAGAGCAAACAGGTGCCATCTTCTTGTTTGTCAACAACGTGGTTGTCGAAGACCTTGTCGTATAATGTTTTCGGGATAATATACATATTTCAAAAGTCTTATAACAGAGGGAAAAAACCAATAAATAAGCTCAGAAAGATCAGCACGAAGGATATGTGcgatttaaaaaaaaaaaaagaaaaagaaaagaaagtgtTCAACAAATTTATCCTTTggaattagaaaagaagcgttcaacaaaataaaacgcaaattatataaaaaaaaagttcaaagATGAACGTTGATTACGTTGAATGGAAATATAGTCAATGGAACAAGGAACCCTCCGTTTAATAACaatcccaaaaaaaaaagcccAAACCACTGCTTATATAAGGGCAAAAAAGTTATGGTGTTTGGTTGTTGACGACTTAGATGGGCGGCGATCTTGTGAAAAATAAGCAGTTGAATTGCAAGACAATTGATTGGCACTTGATAAGATCTAGTAGCGATGGATTTACCGATGACTAATGGCGCCACCTAGGTGTTTGTAAGGGTGTGTAAGGAAGGGATAGGGAGGGAGTGGAAGGTTGCCAACGCCCGAGTTTGTTATTTGTAATTAGTGTagttgaaagagaaaggtTGGCTCGGGCTAAAGAGTTGTAGGGTGGTATGTACTGGGGAAATGTTTGAGCAAGTTCTTTGACAGCAAGCAACAAAGGAAAGATTTATATTCTTCGaaaaatacttttcaaagttACTTTTGATTAaagaaatgatgaaaagaaaaaataaacaaaagcaaatggGAAGAACGATGAGAAACAACGATGTTGGTACCTGAACTTGAAACTAGGTAAAGCTTGGCGAGTCTATCCTTTGGCCAAGTAGCCAATCAACGTAGTTGAAGAAACCTTGTTAATGGAGCGAGTCAAATAAGGTCAGACGATTGTGACCGAGGAAACCGGTTGAACAAGAGACAAAGAGCCACTAGAGGTAGGAGCATGGCATGGCATAAATTGTTGAAATTTAGATGAAATCaagagttttcttttatactCGTTTCAACTTGAAGGATGAGGGAATGCattcattgtttacaaagGGATTGCAGGTCATCGAAAGATTCAAGCCAGACTCCCATGAAGTCATCCAGGGAATTCTGTAGGCTTGGCACATTGATGGAGAGGTAGCCTAGTGGTGGACTCTGTGGCAAAACAAGGTCACTTTTACAAGACAAAAGGCAAAAGACGAATTGCGGAAACGAGGACGGatgatggaagaaatgCAGGGGCCAACGGTAGCTCTAACTTTTTAAAGTGTTGGTTCATGATGAAATGGGACTTGGAACCATCTGAAGGAGTTGCTTGAAACCATAAAAAGGGCGGCAAAGAACaggaaaaatgaattttttttccttttttctatttgttATTTCCTATTTCCTATTTTAAGATACAATCAACCTCtaccttttttgaaatcgCATTGCATTGTTGTTCTACCCCATCTCGCCAACAAGACTTCTCGTCGTTTGTTTCTATATTTAAGTGCCGACCGTTTCCCCACCAACGTTTTTCGTTTCTACGGTATCTttagttttcttctttaaattttttatattatttcatttcattttatttcattttcattttctatttctcttttttatttccaatttttGGACTTTTGCTCTTCTGAAATCAACACTCCCTTCCTAACACTCTCGAGAAActctttattaattttaCGTCTCCCGTCGTCCGCTAGTGCAATCGAGTTGTTACTTGGTCTTCCATCCATTGTTACCCGCTCAACCCAACCATCTAAACAGAGACCCTTCTGACAGATCTCAACGGACCCCTCTCTTCAAAGCGTCCGAGTTCACTGCACAGTGGTGCCTGTCAATCGCTCCACTTAGTCATCCACGTTAACGACCCTCTTCCAGGCTTGTCTAGTTCCTTGGAGTATCGCCACTAGCCCTCCCCCCCTTCTCCTCTTTCTAGCTCGTTAAACTTTGTCAAGGACAAAGTTCATCGAATCTCTATCTGGCTTCTTCAGTCTCGCGAATAGCTACTCTGAACCCCCTCTACTCGTCTGTGATTGGCTTACATCCGGAACCTAGAGCGGTAAGGAGACTGTTCAAGCACTTTCTCCGACTAACCGTGGCGACATACTCGGTAGTAATTGGTTGGCCACCTCCTCGTCGTGAAAGCCACCAATCCTCTCATTGGCTGGCATATCATATTGCCTTTTTAATTGACAGCTTATTACCCGTACGTTCTGTCCTCTTTGAATTGTTACTTCGTCCTTTGTTACTCACCTCTTATTACGTAGGGCCTCCTGCCTCACCTTATCCACGCAACCGGCGGAGTACTTAAACGCTGGTTTCCCGCCTGCGGTCCCTCGTCCAATTTCCCATTTCCCTACTACCTACCAGTACCATTGCTATTTGAAGGCTTTAGGAGGAGCCTTTCAACCGAAATCACGTTGGAATAAGCAATTGGCTTGAAAACCCGTTTTCTCCTCTTTACCTTTAGTTCTCTCCCATCACCCTTTTTCCCCCAATCCTATATTCCTCCAATcctttatatatatatacatatatatatatatatatatatagataTTTATATACACACACATTCCCGCCGAACGTTAGTTTTCTGGGAATTCGTCAATTGTTGATTGTGAATTGCCGATTGTGTGTTTTTCCCCGTAGCGATTCattcttatttttgattgtttctGATTGTGTGTTAAAAGTCCTAGGTCTTTTAGATTTCTTTTCGGACTAgtgttttttgtttttctgttttctttttttctttttttgtttggttttCCTCTTTGGATTTTCAGATAGATCAGATTCCAATACCCGGTGTGGTTTtcgtttctcttttttgggtttcttttttgttgctgTTTTTTTGTGTCTTTTTGGTATTCTGACTTCggtttggaattttttgaCTTGCAAGAAAAGTACAATCTATTTCTTggttcttttgtttgttgtgtgtttttttttccgGGTGTGtgttcttttcatcttaTTCTTACCCACGATACCTTGATCCAttgggtttctttttctttgtattttcttgGTGGTGAgtttgtctttctttcgtGATCAAGAGTTTTCTTGATATCTCGAGTggttattattattttattattttctcttttctgcTTTCTTAGTTTTTTTTCGCTATGCCATCTCTTGCGTTACCAATAAATAAACCTTCTCACCATAACGCGCCTAGTGCTGGAAACTCTTTTGCCAGTCCACAGGCTACTCCCTTCGGGTATAGCCCCCAATCTTTTGGCAACAGCTTCTCTGGACATGCTTGGCTGCGAGACGCGATTCCCTCTGTCACCTCCTACCCCGAGCAACATCGCCCTTCCGATGACTTCTCCACCATGTATCCCAACCGTCTCGAGGAGGCCTTTTGTCGCAACTTCAATTGCTGCGGAAAAAATCTCGATGATCTCCATCAACTCATTCATCATTACGAAGAGCAACATGCCGTTCTTCCCTCCGATGTAAATCTATCCTCCTCTCTTGATAATAGTAACTCGGCCAGTGTTGCGAACCATTTAAATCGCAACAATATCCAAGCTCTCAAACAGCGAGAGCGCATTCGTATGCACGATTTGGCCGATCAGATGGATTCATCTCCCCTTTATGACAATTCTGCTGTTATGCCATTTGCTTTCCCCGCAAATGAAGGTACAAATGGTCCTTACCGCGTCTCCGTCGTTGTGCCTGCAGCTGCCGCAGCTGCCGCAACTGCTGCCAACCCGGACCTCGCTGAAGAGACCTCCATGCAAAACGAGCCTGTCTCTACCCCTACTTTTCTTCCCGAGTCCATGGTTATGGATGATGCTAGTTCTCCCCTCAGTGATATGAGCTTTAACATGGATATTGGCAGCGGTAATCGCTACAACATGTTTGGTGtgaaccaaaaaaatgatcCTGAATCAGCTTTTCTCCCCCCTTTCCACTATGGACACGATGtcttctcttttcatcCCGATACCCGTCCTGACACCCCAAATACCGTCCATTCCGAACCTTTTCCCGATAATGTTATGTCTCCCACTCCACCGGAGGTTGTTGCACCTGCTGCTACAAACACGGCTCCTAGCTCCCccttcataaaaaattcaagTAAGGACTTTGAATGGCCAGTGCCGTTGAAAAAACAGCGCTCAATTTCTCCAGAGTCTTCCGAATCTCCTATGACCATAGATTCTCCTGGCTCAAGTTTGGTTGTCGTCGATAAGCCTTATAAATGCCCTGTTCCCAATTGTGACAAAGCttataaaaatcaaaatggTTTAAAGTACCACAAACTCCATGGCCATTGTTCCCCCATTACCACGCCGACTCCGACGCCAGTTCCTCATCAGGGTTTTGTTGTGGAAAATAAACCTTATAGATGTGATACTTGCAATAAGCGCtacaaaaatttgaatgGCTTAAAGTACCATCGTGCTCATAGCCATTTGCAAGTTTCTATGGCTCAAGCCCAACGCGAGGTCCAAATGAGTTTTATGCGCGACGCATAACTCTTACCATGCATATGCTATTTATCTTTCACTATATTTACGAGGTATTTAATATTTAATTTGCACCATCTGATTTGTTCAATTCAGTTTTATATACCGAACATTCTTTTATGATTTAGATATGGCCATAACGCGTTGGTATTCAATTTTGGTAAATGTAAACTGCCAATCTTTGTCTTATTTAATCATTACTGTTAAGATTGTCATACCCCTATGGTTTTTGAGGTTTTataatttgttttcgttgcttttgtttgattttaataattttaataattttaatttagTTTTCGGTTTTTCCTGGGCTTAAAATAATTCTTAGAGCTTGGTTGTGCTTTAGGAGTTTATGTTAATGAATAGAAggttttttgatttaaacTGGCTTTCCCAAACTTAAATTCGTACAAACGAATGAAACCATCCCATGCTGAATGGGAAGTACTGCAGTTACTATACTGTTTTCTATACCTATAGAGCTGAGAACTGCTTtccatatatatatatatacacaTGCATCCAATcacttttcttcatataTTGAACTAAATTACCAAAGTAAAAATCACAGCCATATTATATCGGTTCACCCTAATGTACATGCAAccaacctttttttttgatttcttcaaaagtaaaGTTCTAACCCTCCGCCTCTTCTATACTGTTGCTCTTATGCTTAGGAGTAAAGTTGAATCTGGAGGGTGTAGGTCCCAAAAATCTTTCACTGAGTTTAAGCCAGTCGTTGACATTCGTGCTAGCGAGCATGCCTTCCATTTCATCTCTGGCATTGTAAAGAGGAGGCCGTTGGTTAAGTCTCGGTCTCGCAACTTCAAATAATGCTATAGGG
This window harbors:
- a CDS encoding threonine synthase; its protein translation is MSSHITYLSTRGGSSNFSFEDAVLKGLASDGGLFIPDEIPQFPKNWVEDWKNKSFPEVAFEIMSLYVPREEIPADALKDIINRSYSTFRHPETTPIKNLKNGLDVLELFHGPTFAFKDVALQFLGNLFEFFLTRKNGDKPLEERDHLTVVGATSGDTGSAAIYGLRGKKDVSVFILFPKGRISPIQEAQMTSVLDKNVHNVIVDGVFDDCQDIVKQVFGDVEFNKKHHIGAVNSINWARILSQITYYVYAYLLTVKAGKADHVRFVVPTGNFGDILAGYYAKRMGVPADKLVIATNENDILNRFFKSGRYEKVDSSVAPANSSASAKETYSPAMDILVSSNFERYLWYLALTCEAPNHTHAEASDILAKWMSEFKQNGSVAVRPEVLETARRDFISERVSNDETIASIKNIYDTEQYVVDPHTAVGVETGLRCLKTSPDITYVCLSTAHPAKFDNAVNLALKSFPGYDFNTQVLPAEFHGLMDAERRSIEVGKPNIERLEQLIETTLDEEKN
- a CDS encoding Schizosaccharomyces specific protein, whose protein sequence is MEHNSSRASRLNSKEEPSTSNTQPNARQLLGIQVPRPISFKNDPFGFDSVKGIRLSSTLESDSSALRSGNQALKFCAPYQDSFERILSSSPPVVNEGEFLKNVEDPSFNVHSKHPLPLSASSPKQVPLPASSPPNYSSSPSSPIPLSSVTTSSMHPPSSSRLSSRSSFPKDATTRQLERFVPIPHGNLKKRLRKRSPRENDDLDLSILHSIPNSSPPSSASESEPEFEESQLLWKLSKRTKVTHRQSDSSFTLDNENLEPQRNDKHSSDGSSSDEDSEKKQVLDEEQQKRMDDMRQYYKQIDQYSFQVVDD
- a CDS encoding bcap family-like protein; the encoded protein is MTIYYMIVFILLMIEVVSFVILSLPLPLKVRKAILNTVSHSPIAGKIEHTLKIMIICILILFSDSVRRVIRMSSEFEMSGIAGGSVENARTGFKAGQFYAQRNLYLCGSALFLSLVVNRYYLSLKSLIAIEEKFEALQTEVKSGKSDSKSLEEADTLRTKLETRDKEYATLADKYAEATKTLEKKKDI
- the leu2 gene encoding 3-isopropylmalate dehydratase Leu2, whose protein sequence is MYIIPKTLYDKVFDNHVVDKQEDGTCLLYIDRHLIHEVTSPQAFEGLRTAGRNARRPELALATVDHNIPTDSRKDLKDLESFIHQPDSRIQVMALEHNIKEFGLSYFGMTDRRQGIVHVIGPEQGFTLPATTLVCGDSHTSTHGAFGALAFGIGTSEVEHVLATQTILQRKSKNMRIHVSGTLPEGLASKDLMLHIIGVIGTAGGTGCVIEFCGEAIEALSMEARMSMCNMSIEAGARAGMIAPDETTFEYVKNRPLAPKGDDWEHAVAYWKTLGSDKGAKYDIEVEINAADILPTVTWGTSPQDVIAVNGTVPNPFKVNDAVRAASIQHSLEYMGLEPDTPIASYPMDKIFIGSCTNSRIEDLRLAAAVVKGRKVASNIKHAMVVPGSGLVKKMAETEGLDQIFIESGFDWREAGCSMCLGMNPDQLKPYERCASTSNRNFEGRQGAKGRTHLVSPAMAAAAAVKGHLCNVREFFGDATTGSPTVITNRNYDPSHDFGSVISLAVDDATDAVTDSAGMTTSVAGGPGAATAGIPEFTVVSGVSAPLPISNVDTDKIIPKQFLKTIKRTGLGKFAFYDLRYDSDGNELPEFVLNREPYRNASILVAQENFGCGSSREHAPWALNDFGIRVVIAPSFADIFFNNCFKNGMLPIPLPVEQVDELMAAAEKELEFTVDLLNQVIRYDDKEIKFEVEPFRKHCLVNGLDDIGLTLQKAAKIDAFEAAREENFPWMNIKRSRARLSPSRPKQSTAGRSDW
- the sfp1 gene encoding DNA-binding transcription factor Sfp1 codes for the protein MPSLALPINKPSHHNAPSAGNSFASPQATPFGYSPQSFGNSFSGHAWLRDAIPSVTSYPEQHRPSDDFSTMYPNRLEEAFCRNFNCCGKNLDDLHQLIHHYEEQHAVLPSDVNLSSSLDNSNSASVANHLNRNNIQALKQRERIRMHDLADQMDSSPLYDNSAVMPFAFPANEGTNGPYRVSVVVPAAAAAAATAANPDLAEETSMQNEPVSTPTFLPESMVMDDASSPLSDMSFNMDIGSGNRYNMFGVNQKNDPESAFLPPFHYGHDVFSFHPDTRPDTPNTVHSEPFPDNVMSPTPPEVVAPAATNTAPSSPFIKNSSKDFEWPVPLKKQRSISPESSESPMTIDSPGSSLVVVDKPYKCPVPNCDKAYKNQNGLKYHKLHGHCSPITTPTPTPVPHQGFVVENKPYRCDTCNKRYKNLNGLKYHRAHSHLQVSMAQAQREVQMSFMRDA